The genomic segment TCTCGCGACCGCGCAAGCGCTGCTCGGCCCCCACGCATGGTCGCAACACTACGATCTCGCGAGCCGGATCGGCATCCTGCGCAGCGGCCTGCTGCTCGCGACCGGCGAAACCGCGCAAGCATCCGACGCGATCGACGAGCTCATGGCGCGGACGCGCACGCCGGCCGATCGCGCCGAGGCCCACCGGCTGAAGGCCGCACAGCTCACGGTGGAGTCGCACTACCGGCAGGCCGTCGACGTCGCGCTGGCCGGGCTGGCGCTGCTCGGCGTGGAACTGCCGGCCGAGCCGGCCGAGGCCGATCTCGCGGCGGCCTGCGACGCCGTGCGCGATGCGCTCGATGGCCGCGCCATCCGCGACCTCGTCGACCTGCCCGTGATGACCGACACGCGCGTCGAAGCCGCGATGGCGCTGCTGACCGCGCTCGAGGCCGCGATGTTCTATCCGAGCGGCGGGCTGATGTTGCTGCACCTCGCGACGATGGTCCGGCTGACACTGCGCCACGGCGTTACCGCCGCGTCGGTGCAGGGGCTCGCGTGGTACGGCGTCAGCATTGCCGAGCATCACGACGCGTATGAGGACGGCCTCGAATTCGCGAAGGTCGCGCTCGCGCTGGTCGATCGCCACGGCTTCGAGCGCTACCGCTCCGCGGCGCTGATCGCGCTCGACCAGGTGAGCGTCTGGACCCAGCCGCTGTCGTACGCGCTCGAGCGCGCGCGCGATGCGAAAGCGGCGGGCAATGCGAGCGCCGAGCTGCGCTGGATGTGCTACAGCTGCAACCACATCGTCAGCGATCTGCTCGCGATGGGCGAAGCGCTGCCGACGATCCGCGACGAAATCGATCCGCTGCTGCAGATCGCACGCGGTGCACGCTACGACGACATCGTCGACCTCGTTTCCACCCAGTCGGAATTCGTCGACGCGCTGCAGTTCGGCTGCCACCGGCCGGTCGGCACCTGGCGTGCCCGTGCGTCGACGAAAACGCCGATGTCGGTGCTGCAGTTCTGGACCGACGTGCTCGCCGGCCAGGCGGCCTTCATTTTCGGCGACGCGGACGCGGCGCGTGCGGCGCTCGATGCAGCCGCTTCGAGCGCGTGGTCCACTCCCGCGCACATCATGCTGTCCGACTTCCACCTGTTCGGCGTGCTGGCCGGCATCGCGAGCGACCGCGGCGCCACGCCGCCCGAGCGGCTGCTCGAACACCATGCGCCGCAACGCGCCCGCTTCGCCGCGTGGAGCAAACGCAATCCGGCCACGTTCCGCAACAAGCTCGCGCTGATCGATGCCGAATTCGCGCGCGTACGCGGCGAACATATCGTGGCGATGCAGCAGTACGAGGCCTCGGCCAGCCTCGCGGCGGAACACGGTTTCGTGCACGAACAGGCGCTCGCGCACGAACTGGCCGCGCATCATGCCACGTCGCTCGGGCTCGCCGGCCCCGCCCGCCATCAGTTGCGGCTCGCCCATGCGTGCTACCGACGCTGGGGCGCGGCCGGCAAGACCCAGGCGCTGGAAGCGCAGCATCCGTTCCTCGTGATGGACCCGTCGCCGGGCGGCCCGCCCATGCCCGCGCGCGAAGATCTCGATTTCTCGCTGGCGATGCGCGCGGCCCATTCGCTGTCCGAGGAAATCGTGCTGGAGCGCCTGATCCAGACGCTGATGCGCAACATGATCGTGTATGCCGGCGCGCGTTATGGCCTGCTGCTGCTCGCCCGGCACGACCGGCTGACGATCGAGGCTGCCGCGCGGACCGTCGGCAGCGACGTGATCGTCGATATTGCCCGCAGCGAACCGACCGAGCAGGATGTCCCGCTGTCGATCCTGAACACCGTCGCCCGGACCCGCAAGCCGGTCGTGCTCGCGAACGCGCAGCGCGAAGGCGTGCCCGACCACGCCGACAGCCTGCGCGCGCACCCGACGCGCTCGCTGTTCTGCCTGCCGCTGTTGAAGCAGGGTGTGCTGATCGGCGTGCTGTATCTCGAGAATGCCTTGTCCAACGGCGTGTTTTCGCCGCGGCGCATCGCGATGCTGGAAGTGCTCGCGCCGCAGGCGGCCAATGCGCTCGAATCCGCGCGGCTCTACGCGGAACTGATCGACGAGAACACGCGCCGGCTCGAGACCGAGGCCGCGCTGCGGCACGCACGGACCGAGCTCGCGCGCACCGCGCACATGACGGTGATGGGAGAGCTGGCCGCGTCGATCGCGCATGAGATCAATCAGCCGCTGACGAGCATCGTATCGAGCGTCGGTGCGTGCATGCGCTGGCTGCGCGGCGCGCAACCCGATCTCGGCGAAGCGCTCGCGAGCCTCGAAGACATCCGTGCGTCCGGCGTGCGTGCCGCCGACATCGTCCGCGCGCTGCGATCGCTCGCGCGCCAGGCCCCGCCCGCGCTGGCGCCGCTCGCGATCGACGACCTGATTCGCGACATGCTGCATCTCACCGCGACCGAAATCGACGCGAAGCAGGTCGCGCTGCGCGTCGACCTCCATTGCGGCAACATCCGCGTGATGGCGGATCGCACGCAGATCCAGCAGGTGATCCTGAACCTGGTCACCAACGCGCTCGACGCGATGGACGGACTGGCCACGTCGCGCGAACTCGAGATCGCGTCGCAGGCCGGCGACGATTACGCGGTCGTCTCCGTTGCCGACCGCGGCGCCGGCATCGATGCCGACATCGCGAACCGGATCTTCGATCCGTTCTTCACGACGAAATCGCACGGCATGGGGATGGGCCTGGCGATCTGCCGCTCGATCGTCGAAGCGCATGGCGGCACGCTCGACGCCGCGCCGCGCGACGACAGCGGCACCGTGCTGACGTTCCGGCTGCCGATTTCGACGACAAGTTGACCCGTGGGGCAAGCACGGCGCGCAACCCGCTTCTCGCTGCGGCTCAGGTGCCGCCCGACCGATGCGCGTCTTCGCCGAGGAACCGGTGCACGAACGTCACGGCCATCGCCCCTTCGCCGACCGCCGACGCCACCCGCTTGACCGAACCCGACCGGACGTCGCCCGCCGCGAACGAGCCGGGCACGCTCGTTTCCAGATAGTACGGCCGGCGCTCGAGCGGCCACACGCGCTCGAATGCCGGGCAGTCGTACAGGTCGCTGCCGGTCACCAGATAGCCGCCCGGATTGCGGATGATGTTCGTATCCCGGGCCCATTCGGTGTTCGGCGCACCGCCGATGCAGACGAACAGGTGCGTGGCCGGCAGCACGTCGCGCGCGCCGTCTTCCGAACGCAGCACGATCGCTTCGAGCCGGCCATCGCCGTGCAGCGCGTCGACGGTCGAGCCGTACCGCACCGTCACGTTCGGCGTGCGCTCGATCCGGTCGATCAGGTAGCGCGACAGCGTCGCCGCCAGCGACGCGCCCCTGACGATCATCGTGACTTCGCGCGCGTGCCGCGCGAAGTTCATCGCGGCCTGGCCCGCCGAATTGCCGCCGCCGACGATGAACACGTGCTTGCCTTCGCACATCGGCGCTTCGCTCGACCCCGCGCCGTAGAACAGGCCTGCGTTGAGAAACTTCCGTTCGTCGGGCAGGCCGAGACTGCGGTATTCGATCCCGGTCGCGCAGATGTTCGAGCGCGCGGTCAGGATCGAGCCGTCGGCCAGGTCGACGCGAATCTTGCCGTCGACGAACGTCGCGTGCACGCCCTCGCGCATCATCAGCAGCTCGACGCCGAACTTCACCGCCTGCTGGCGCGCGCGCTCGGCCAGCTCGGCGCCCGGAATGCCGTCCGGAAACCCCATGTAATTCTCGATCAGCGAACTCGTTCCCGCCTGCCCGCCGATCGCATCGCGTTCGATCACGACGGCGCGCAGCCCTTCCGACGCCGCGTAGACGGCCGCCGACAGACCGGCCGGACCGGCGCCGTAAATCGATACGTCGTATTCGATGAAGCGCGGCCGGGCGACCCAGCCGAGCTTCGCGGCGATCTCCGGCAGCGTCGGCTGGTAGATGCGCGAGCCGTCCGGGAAGATGACGACCGGCAGCCGGATATCGCGCAGCGGCGCGATGCCCAGCTCGCGCGCGCAATCGGTGTCGGACGTCAGCTCGCACCATTCGTACTCGATCACGCCGCGCTTCAGGAAGTCGCGGATTGCATAGGCTTCCTTGCTGTTCGGCAAACCGATTACCTTGACATGCTGCGGCTGAGTCATGAGCGCCTCCCGGTGACCGTCGTGTCGGATCTCGCCCGGGCCTCGCGCCGGGCGCACTTGCGACTGTACGTCCCCCTGCCGCCAGGGGTGACATGCTTAATAAGAATTAAGGTCCGCGCGCGACACGACCGTCCACAATGCAGCGTATCCAACCCCGCTTGCAGCTTCGCGCCGGCCGCGCTGCGAGCGATCTCCGGCGCCGGCATCGGAGCGGAAGATGACCACGACCTGCACCCATCTCGGCGAAGCACGCATCCTGACCACCGACAAGGACTACTGCGAGGAATGCGTGAAGTCCGGCAGCCAGTGGGTGCATTTGCGCCTGTGCCTGACATGCGGGCACGTCGGCTGTTGCGACTCGTCGCCGAATCGCCACGCAAGCCGGCATTTTCACGAAACCGGCCACCCGCTCGCGCGTTCGATCGAACCCGGCGAGCGCTGGGTCTGGTGCTATGCGGACGACGTGATGGCCGGCGAGATCGCGTCGTAACGCGCCGCGCGCCGGGATCCGGCACCCGCGCGCACCCGTGTCCCACGACGGGCCGCCCGTCGCCCCCACTTGTCGACATCGATCCGGCACCTTTCCGGACCGCGGGTTAACACCGTTCGATCGCGGCTTTGTCATGCCGATCTTTTCGGCTATAGTTTATCGAACGATAACTTATCCATCGATAAACAAGGAGTCTCCCATGCCCGTATCCAGACTCGCGCACTACTCGATCCGCACGCTCGATCTCGAGAAATCGTGCCGCTTCTACGAACGTGTGCTCGGCTTCAAGCGCGGCTATCGCCCGCCGTTCGACTTTCCCGGCGCGTGGCTCTACAAGGGCGGCGACGAAGCCGATTACGGCACGGTCCACATCATCGGCGTCGATCCGGCCAACCCCGACGGGCTCGCGGCCTATCTCGGCGACAAGGACCTGCCCGCAACCGGCACCGGCACCGTCGACCACATCGCGTTCCTCGCGACCGGCGTCGAAGCGATGTGGAACACGCTGCGCGCGGAAGGCATCGCGTGGCGCGACCGGACGGTGCCGAGCCTCGGGCTGCACCAGGTCTTCATCGAGGATCCGTCCGGCGTGACGATCGAGCTCAACTACCCTGCCGCCGAGGTCGCCGGCCTGGAACTACCCGCCGCGGCCTCGGCCGGCGACACCCACGGAGACTGACATGAACGACAGCACTTCGACGAACCGCAAGGCCGCCATCATCGGCGGCTCGCTGGGCGGCCTGTTCGCCGCGAATCTCCTGCTGCGCAACGGCTGGGACGTGGACGTGTTCGAACGCGTGCCCGAGGCGCTCTCGGGCCGCGGCGCCGGCATCGTCACGCACCCGGAACTGTTCGACGTGATGCTCGCCGCGGGCGTGCGCATCGACGAATCGATCGGCGTGAAGGTCGAATCGCGCATCACGCTGGCCAGGGACGGCAGCGTGGCGTCGGAACGCGGGCTACCGCAGACGCTGACCGCGTGGAGCAAGATGTACCACGTGCTGCGCGCGGCATTGCCCGACCAGCATTACCACTCGGGCGCCGTCGTCGCCGATGTCGCGGACGGGCCGGATCGCGCCTCGGTCACGCTGTCCGACGGCTCGGTCGTGCACGCGGATCTCGTGATCGCGGCCGACGGATTCCGCTCCGCGATCCGCGAAAAATTCCTGCCGGATGCGCGGTTGCAGTACGCGGGCTACGTCGCGTGGCGCGGGCTGGTCGACGAAGCCGGCCTGTCGGACGCGACCCACGCGACGCTGTTCGATAAATTCGCGTTCGGCCTGCCGCCGCACGAGCAGATCCTCGGCTATCCGGTCGCCGGCCAGGGCAACAGTACGAAACCCGGCGAGCGCCGCTACAACTTCGTCTGGTATCGCGCGACCCGCGAAGACACCGACCTGCCGAACCTGCTGACCGACGAGACCGGCAAGCTGTGGGCGGGCGGCATTCCGCCGACGCTGATCCGCCGCGACGTCCTCGACGACATGGAAGACGCGGCTCATGCATTGCTTGCGCCACAGTTCGCCGAGGTGGTGGCGCGTGCGACGCAACCGCTGTTCCAGCCGATCTACGACCTCGAAGTGCCGAACATGGCGTTCGGCCGGATCGCGCTGCTCGGCGACGCCGCGTTCGTCGCGCGGCCGCATTGCGGGATGGGCGTCACGAAAGCCGCCGGCGATGCGCTCGCGCTCGTCACCGCACTCGCCACGCGCACCGATACGCTCGACGCACTGCGCGAATACAGCGAAACGCGTACGGCCTTCGGCGCCGCGATCGTGCAGCATGCGCGCCACCTCGGCGCCTACATGCAGGCGCAACTGAAAAACGACACCGAGCGCGCAATGGCCGAGCGCTATCGAACGCCGGAAGTCGTGATGCGGGAAACCGCCGTTCCGCCGCATTTCTGAGCGCGAACGGGCGCCGCGTGCGAGACGCGCGGCGCCCGCTGCCCGGCCCGGATACCCAAACCAGAAGGAGACACCGTGAACCACCCGATTCCGGCTGCCGCCGGCACCGCGCCCGACCTGGACGCGCCGGCACAGGCCACGCACCCGCTGCTGCGCGATGCCCGCTTTCGCGATCTCGTCAGGCGCAGAAGGCTGTTCGCCTGGTCGCTGACGCTCGTCATGCTCGCCCTCTATTTCGCGTTCATCCTCACGCTGGCGTTTTCGCCGACGCTGCTCGGACAGCCGATCGTGCCGGGCCGGCCTACCCCGTGGGGCATCCCGGTCGGGTTCGGCATGTTCGTCGTCACGTTCGCGCTGGTCGCGCTTTACGTGTATCGGGCCAATTCGGTGTACGACACGATCGTCGCATCCATTCGTCACGGAGGCGATCAATGAAACGCCTGCTCATCGCATCGATCGCCACCATCGGCTCGGCACCTGCGTTCGCGGCCGGCCCCACAACGCTCGCGCACGGGCACAATCCGGTCGCGATCGGCATGTTCCTGCTGTTCGTCGCTTCGACGCTTTTCATCACGCGCTGGGCCGCGCGCAAGAACCACAGCGTGGCCGACCACTACGCCGCGGGCGGCAAGATCACCGCGTTCCAGAACGGCTGGGCGATCGCCGGCGACTACATGTCGGCGGCGTCGCTGCTCGGCATCTCCGCGCTGGTGTTCACGAGCGGCTACGACGGCCTGATCTATTCGGTCGGCTTCCTCGCGAGCTGGCCGATCATCCTGTTCCTGATCGCCGAGCCGCTGCGCAATCTCGGCAAGTACACGCTCGCCGACGTCGTGTCCTATCGCCTCCGGCAACGGCCGATCCGCGCATTCGCGGCGTCGAGCTCGATCGTTATCGTGCTGCTGTACCTCGTGTCGCAGATGGTCGGCGCGGGCAAGCTGGTCGAGCTGCTGTTCGGCCTGAACTACACGGTCGCGGTGCTGATCGTCGGCGTGCTGATGGTCGTCTACGTGTTCTTCGGCGGGATGCTGGCGACGACCTGGATCCAGATCATCAAGGCCGTACTGCTGCTCGCCGGTGCGGCCTTCATGGCGATCATGGTGCTGAGCCGTTTCGGCTTCAGCCTCGATGCGCTGTTCGCGCAGGCGATTCTCGTGCATCCGAAACATGCGGCGATCATGCGCCCCGGCGGCCTGGTATCCGATCCGGTCTCGGCCGTGTCGCTCGGCCTCGCGCTGATCTTCGGCACGGCCGGCCTGCCGCACATCCTGATGCGCTTCTTCACGGTCGGCGACGTCAACGCCGCCCGCAAGAGCATCCTCTATGCGACCGGCATCGTCGGCGCCGGCTATGTGCTGATCGTCATCATCGGCTTCGGCACCATCGCACTCGTCGCGTCGGACCCGCAATACCGGGACGCATCCGGCGCCATCGCGGGCGGCGCGAACATGGTGGCGATCCACCTCGCGCATGCGGTCGGCGGCGACGTGTTCCTCGGCTTCATCTGCGCGGTCGCATTCTCGACCATCCTGGCCGTGGTCGCCGGACTGACGCTCGCGGGTTCGTCGGCGATCTCGCACGACCTGTATGCGAACGTGCTGCGTCGCGGCCGCGCTTCGGATCAAGAGGAAATGCGCGTGGCGCGCGGAACGACCCTGGTGCTCGGCGTGCTCGCGATCCTGCTCGGCATCGCATTCGAAAAGCAGAACATCGCGTTCATCGTCAGCCTCACGTTCTCGATCGCGGCAAGCTCGAACTTTCCCGTGCTGCTGCTCTCGATCTACTGGCGCGGCCTGACCACGCGCGGCGCGGTACTGGGCGGCCTGACCGGGCTCGCCACCGCCGTGACGCTCACCGTGCTGAGCCCGACCGTCTGGGTGCAGGTGCTCGGTCATGCGCATGCGGTCTATCCGTACGAATATCCGGCGCTGTTCTCGATGGCGGCGGCATTCGCCGGCGTCGTCCTGTTCTCCGTCACCGACCGCTCGGCCCGTGCGCAACGAGAACGCGAGCAGTTCGACGCGCAGCTCGTCGCCTGCGAAATGGGCATGACGCAACGCGGCTGAGCCGCACGCCCCGAAAAAACGATATCCCGTGGGAGACACCATGTTGAATTGCACCTGCTGCATGTCGCCGGCACGGCGCCGCCTGCTCGGCGCGTTGGCCGCGCTCGCCGGCACGGCCGTCGCCGGACGCACCGCATCCGCAGCCGACACCGCGAGCGCACCGGCCGCCTCGACCGCCGTGCCGCGGCACCGGCCCCGCTCGATCGACATCCACGCGCACTACTACTCTGAAAGCTTTTGCGATCTGGTCGGCGGCGAAGGCAAGCGCTTTGGCGGCTCGTTCGCGTGCGACGATGCGTCGTTCACGTTCCGGACGCCCGCCGGCGGCCTCGGGCCGCTGCCGATGAAGTTCATCGACGTCGACGCGCGGCTCAAGGACATGGATGCGTCCGGCGTCGACGTCCAGGCGCTGTCGCTCAGCGTGCCGATGGCGTACTGGGGCGACCGGCCGTTCAACGCGAAGCTCGCGCGCGACTGGAATTCGGCCGCCTCGCGCGTCTACCGGCGGCACCCGACGCGGTTCGTCGTACTCGCGACGCTGCCGATGCTGAACGCGACCGATGCGATCGACGAACTCGAGCGCGCGGCGCAGTTGCCCGGCGTGCGCGGCGTGTACATGGGCACCAACATCGACAACCGCGATCTCGACGATCCGCTGTTCGCGCCGGTGTTCGCGCGCATCGAGCAACTGGGCCTGCCCGTGTTCCTGCATCCGCAGCAAACGGTCGGCGGCGCGCGGCTCGGCGATTTCTACCTGAGCAACCTGCTCGGCAATCCGTTCGATACGGCGATCGCGGGCTCGCACCTGATCCTGGGCGGCGTGCTCGACCGCCACCCGAACCTGCACGTCACGTTGCCGCATGCGGGCGGCGCGCTGCCGATCCTCGTCGGGCGCCTCGACGCGGGCTGGACCGCCCGCCCCGAAACGCGCCGGCTCGCGCAAAAGCCCAGCAGCTATCTGCGGCGCTTCAGCTACGACACGGTGTCCCATTCGGGGCCCGTGCTGAACTTCCTGATGGAGAACGTCGGGGTGGACCGGCTCGTACTCGGCAGCGACTATTGCTTCGACATGGGCTACGAGCAGCCGGTCCGCTTCCTCGACCGCCTCGACCTGACGGCGGAACAGCGTTCGATGATACTCGGCGGCAATGCGGGCAAGCTGCTCGGAATGTAGCGGCCAAGCAGGCATATGGAA from the Burkholderia pyrrocinia genome contains:
- a CDS encoding trifunctional serine/threonine-protein kinase/ATP-binding protein/sensor histidine kinase produces the protein MNADWLARARVSNAVRSGDVLWFDLTDTMTGRVWSACQTGWESDQRCRQFEHEYALNEALEPAWALMPVALIRAADGPVLVYPRPDVRGFDTLADGRLPLGAFLDAAIQATRTLGELHRRGWLHGDLQPASFAIAPDGTVMLRSFAHAWNRRTERAAAGTMRTEFAAYAAPEVSEGACVDERADLYAFGITLFRLLTGAMPYKATSTPEWVHAHVAMQPAPATAFRDDLPAILNDLILKLIAKEPADRYPSCEAVQHDLERIRRDWLAAGRVEPFALGGRDPLAGLHAPDLLVGREAESRRLEEVLAAVSQTGEAAIVLIDGPAGVGKTALAEHFMRDARAASRTAWCTSAKIDQFQPARPYAPVLQALRTLFGSALARRDDEIAAIAARLRDCVGRQANLLSGIFPEIAWLLDVEPVAFDHTDAIPEFHLCQIVVNAFRAFATPAEPLVIALDDIQWADDATLALLASIAADPPANICVVAGYRSGPQHDHPPAFRRFLRQLDPTRLSTLTLAPLAAPDVTRMLAGMLGEPPDRLSGLGDIVHRRTGGNPFHIQQLLRTLIDERLLGYDPARQTWQWDAAGIDARRPTENVVSLLEIRMQRLPHESRTLLSLLACVGSDADDALLCAAAGKTWAELRFWLDPARQAGLVSLSGNRWRFVHDRILEAVYAVTGPAERALRHARIAAAMLARADARSTESLLELAAQIEQAKTAPLDGALALEFADALAAAAEAAAIVAARDRALSFLATAQALLGPHAWSQHYDLASRIGILRSGLLLATGETAQASDAIDELMARTRTPADRAEAHRLKAAQLTVESHYRQAVDVALAGLALLGVELPAEPAEADLAAACDAVRDALDGRAIRDLVDLPVMTDTRVEAAMALLTALEAAMFYPSGGLMLLHLATMVRLTLRHGVTAASVQGLAWYGVSIAEHHDAYEDGLEFAKVALALVDRHGFERYRSAALIALDQVSVWTQPLSYALERARDAKAAGNASAELRWMCYSCNHIVSDLLAMGEALPTIRDEIDPLLQIARGARYDDIVDLVSTQSEFVDALQFGCHRPVGTWRARASTKTPMSVLQFWTDVLAGQAAFIFGDADAARAALDAAASSAWSTPAHIMLSDFHLFGVLAGIASDRGATPPERLLEHHAPQRARFAAWSKRNPATFRNKLALIDAEFARVRGEHIVAMQQYEASASLAAEHGFVHEQALAHELAAHHATSLGLAGPARHQLRLAHACYRRWGAAGKTQALEAQHPFLVMDPSPGGPPMPAREDLDFSLAMRAAHSLSEEIVLERLIQTLMRNMIVYAGARYGLLLLARHDRLTIEAAARTVGSDVIVDIARSEPTEQDVPLSILNTVARTRKPVVLANAQREGVPDHADSLRAHPTRSLFCLPLLKQGVLIGVLYLENALSNGVFSPRRIAMLEVLAPQAANALESARLYAELIDENTRRLETEAALRHARTELARTAHMTVMGELAASIAHEINQPLTSIVSSVGACMRWLRGAQPDLGEALASLEDIRASGVRAADIVRALRSLARQAPPALAPLAIDDLIRDMLHLTATEIDAKQVALRVDLHCGNIRVMADRTQIQQVILNLVTNALDAMDGLATSRELEIASQAGDDYAVVSVADRGAGIDADIANRIFDPFFTTKSHGMGMGLAICRSIVEAHGGTLDAAPRDDSGTVLTFRLPISTTS
- a CDS encoding NAD(P)/FAD-dependent oxidoreductase, which gives rise to MTQPQHVKVIGLPNSKEAYAIRDFLKRGVIEYEWCELTSDTDCARELGIAPLRDIRLPVVIFPDGSRIYQPTLPEIAAKLGWVARPRFIEYDVSIYGAGPAGLSAAVYAASEGLRAVVIERDAIGGQAGTSSLIENYMGFPDGIPGAELAERARQQAVKFGVELLMMREGVHATFVDGKIRVDLADGSILTARSNICATGIEYRSLGLPDERKFLNAGLFYGAGSSEAPMCEGKHVFIVGGGNSAGQAAMNFARHAREVTMIVRGASLAATLSRYLIDRIERTPNVTVRYGSTVDALHGDGRLEAIVLRSEDGARDVLPATHLFVCIGGAPNTEWARDTNIIRNPGGYLVTGSDLYDCPAFERVWPLERRPYYLETSVPGSFAAGDVRSGSVKRVASAVGEGAMAVTFVHRFLGEDAHRSGGT
- a CDS encoding ubiquitin carboxyl-terminal hydrolase 14, whose translation is MTTTCTHLGEARILTTDKDYCEECVKSGSQWVHLRLCLTCGHVGCCDSSPNRHASRHFHETGHPLARSIEPGERWVWCYADDVMAGEIAS
- a CDS encoding VOC family protein; amino-acid sequence: MPVSRLAHYSIRTLDLEKSCRFYERVLGFKRGYRPPFDFPGAWLYKGGDEADYGTVHIIGVDPANPDGLAAYLGDKDLPATGTGTVDHIAFLATGVEAMWNTLRAEGIAWRDRTVPSLGLHQVFIEDPSGVTIELNYPAAEVAGLELPAAASAGDTHGD
- a CDS encoding FAD binding domain-containing protein, which produces MNDSTSTNRKAAIIGGSLGGLFAANLLLRNGWDVDVFERVPEALSGRGAGIVTHPELFDVMLAAGVRIDESIGVKVESRITLARDGSVASERGLPQTLTAWSKMYHVLRAALPDQHYHSGAVVADVADGPDRASVTLSDGSVVHADLVIAADGFRSAIREKFLPDARLQYAGYVAWRGLVDEAGLSDATHATLFDKFAFGLPPHEQILGYPVAGQGNSTKPGERRYNFVWYRATREDTDLPNLLTDETGKLWAGGIPPTLIRRDVLDDMEDAAHALLAPQFAEVVARATQPLFQPIYDLEVPNMAFGRIALLGDAAFVARPHCGMGVTKAAGDALALVTALATRTDTLDALREYSETRTAFGAAIVQHARHLGAYMQAQLKNDTERAMAERYRTPEVVMRETAVPPHF
- a CDS encoding DUF485 domain-containing protein codes for the protein MNHPIPAAAGTAPDLDAPAQATHPLLRDARFRDLVRRRRLFAWSLTLVMLALYFAFILTLAFSPTLLGQPIVPGRPTPWGIPVGFGMFVVTFALVALYVYRANSVYDTIVASIRHGGDQ
- a CDS encoding cation acetate symporter translates to MKRLLIASIATIGSAPAFAAGPTTLAHGHNPVAIGMFLLFVASTLFITRWAARKNHSVADHYAAGGKITAFQNGWAIAGDYMSAASLLGISALVFTSGYDGLIYSVGFLASWPIILFLIAEPLRNLGKYTLADVVSYRLRQRPIRAFAASSSIVIVLLYLVSQMVGAGKLVELLFGLNYTVAVLIVGVLMVVYVFFGGMLATTWIQIIKAVLLLAGAAFMAIMVLSRFGFSLDALFAQAILVHPKHAAIMRPGGLVSDPVSAVSLGLALIFGTAGLPHILMRFFTVGDVNAARKSILYATGIVGAGYVLIVIIGFGTIALVASDPQYRDASGAIAGGANMVAIHLAHAVGGDVFLGFICAVAFSTILAVVAGLTLAGSSAISHDLYANVLRRGRASDQEEMRVARGTTLVLGVLAILLGIAFEKQNIAFIVSLTFSIAASSNFPVLLLSIYWRGLTTRGAVLGGLTGLATAVTLTVLSPTVWVQVLGHAHAVYPYEYPALFSMAAAFAGVVLFSVTDRSARAQREREQFDAQLVACEMGMTQRG
- a CDS encoding amidohydrolase family protein, with product MLNCTCCMSPARRRLLGALAALAGTAVAGRTASAADTASAPAASTAVPRHRPRSIDIHAHYYSESFCDLVGGEGKRFGGSFACDDASFTFRTPAGGLGPLPMKFIDVDARLKDMDASGVDVQALSLSVPMAYWGDRPFNAKLARDWNSAASRVYRRHPTRFVVLATLPMLNATDAIDELERAAQLPGVRGVYMGTNIDNRDLDDPLFAPVFARIEQLGLPVFLHPQQTVGGARLGDFYLSNLLGNPFDTAIAGSHLILGGVLDRHPNLHVTLPHAGGALPILVGRLDAGWTARPETRRLAQKPSSYLRRFSYDTVSHSGPVLNFLMENVGVDRLVLGSDYCFDMGYEQPVRFLDRLDLTAEQRSMILGGNAGKLLGM